Genomic segment of Umezawaea sp. Da 62-37:
CAGGATGGAACACATGGCGCGATCCGGTTCCGTCGGATCGCGCTGCAAAAGTCATCGAGAAAGGAAAAGACGAACTATGAGGTTTCCGATTCCCCGACGCAGGATCCGTACGACGACCCGAGGCTTCGTCACCATCGCAGAACGCGGTTCGTTAACGAGGACGGGTAGCGGCTGGTCCCGGCGAAGACCTCCCGTTCGACGACTGGGAACCGATGCTGTGCCGCGGCGCAGCCAGCGGTTCAAGCCGCACCGCTAAGGCCGTCGATGCCGGGTAGCGACCACATCCACCTGGAGGTGCAACTCATCGGCGAGGACGGGCGGGGCGCGCGGTTGGACCACAGCAAGCGCAGGGCCCGCGCGTGCGCCCTGCAGGTCTAGCAACGGCTGGGCCTGGCCCGCACCGGTCCGGCCGGCACCGACGCTCGTGAGCTGTCGCGCGCCGAACACGAACGCGCAGTCCGTAGCGGCGTCGAGTCGCAACGGCACACCGGGGCAGGGCCTCGGCCGCCGGGTCAAGTCGGCCGGGGGGGGGGGTGTCTCTATGTGGTTGTCAAGCGGCGGCTGCTGTGGGAGCGGGCTCGGGGTGCCGGTAGTGAGTGCCGGTGCGGAGCATGGCGAACAGCACGTCGCAGCGGCGTCGTGCCAGGCAGATCAGGGCGCCGTTGTGTTTCTTGCCCTCGTCTCGTTTCCGCTGGTAGTAGGCCCTGCTGGTCGGGTCGGACAGGGCTGCGAACGCGGACAGGAAGAACGCCCGTTTCAGCTTGCGGTTGCCCGACCTGGCGGGATGCTCGCCCTTGATCGAGGACCCGGAGTTGCGGGTGACCGGGGCGATCCCGGCGTAGGCGGCCAGATGCCCGGAGGAGGCGAAGCCGGAGGCGTCGCCGACTTCGAGCAGTATCCGAGCGGCGGTCCTGACCCCGACGCCGGGCATCGAGATCAGGACCTGGGCAAGAGGGTGCGCATCGAGGATCCCCTCGACCTCGGTGGCGACCTGTTTGCGTTGCGCCAGAACGGTTGTGAGGCTGTCTGCTAGTCGGGGCAGCACGGTGTCTGCCGCGGCCGTGCCCGGAACCGTCACGGTCTGCTCGCCCAACGCGGTCATGACCTCCTCGACCAGCCTGGCCCCCATGCGCGGAGCGTTCTTGGCCGCGATGGCGGCGAGCTTGCGTCGCCCGGCCTTGCGGATGCCGATCGGGCCGCCGCAGCGGGACAGGATCTCCAGCACCGCGAGGTGGGCGATTCTCGGGCCGAGGACACGTTCCAGCGCGGGGTGCAGGCCGGTGAGCAGGCCGCGGATCCGGTTGGACAGTCGGGTGGCCTCGCCGGCCAGGTCGTCGTCGAACCCGATGAGCACGTCCAACTCGGCCAGGGCGTCGTCGCCGACGTCGACCCGGCGCAGGGCATGGGGCAGGGTGCGGGCGGCGTCGGCGATGACGAAGGCGTCGCGGGCGTCGGTCTTGGCGGCGCCGGGATAGAGGTCGGCGATGCGGCGCATGGCCAGTCCGGGCAAGTAGGCCACATCCAGACCACACGCCCGTGCCACCGCGACAGGCAGGGCGCCGATCGTGTTGGGCTGGCCCACCACGACCAGGACCCGCCCATGGGC
This window contains:
- a CDS encoding IS110 family transposase; amino-acid sequence: MDNGYDVFLGLDVGKGDHHAVGLDPTGTRLHDKPLPNTEPKLRKVFDKLAAHGRVLVVVGQPNTIGALPVAVARACGLDVAYLPGLAMRRIADLYPGAAKTDARDAFVIADAARTLPHALRRVDVGDDALAELDVLIGFDDDLAGEATRLSNRIRGLLTGLHPALERVLGPRIAHLAVLEILSRCGGPIGIRKAGRRKLAAIAAKNAPRMGARLVEEVMTALGEQTVTVPGTAAADTVLPRLADSLTTVLAQRKQVATEVEGILDAHPLAQVLISMPGVGVRTAARILLEVGDASGFASSGHLAAYAGIAPVTRNSGSSIKGEHPARSGNRKLKRAFFLSAFAALSDPTSRAYYQRKRDEGKKHNGALICLARRRCDVLFAMLRTGTHYRHPEPAPTAAAA